The following nucleotide sequence is from Choristoneura fumiferana chromosome 22, NRCan_CFum_1, whole genome shotgun sequence.
tgcgtgtgtacatacgtcggcggcgctggtcccgtgtatacagtgtgtgcgtgtgtacatacgtcggcggcgctggtcccgtgtatacagtgtgtgcgtgtgtacatacgtcggcggcgctggtcccgtgtatacagtgtgtgcgtgtgtacatacgtcggcggcgctggtcccgtgtatacagtgtgtgcgtgtgtacatacgtcggcggcgctggtcccgtgtatacagtgtgtgcgtgtgtacatacgtcggcggcgctggtcccgtgtatacagtgtgtgcgtgtgtacatacgtcggcggcgctggtcccgtgtatacagtgtgtgcgtgtgtacatacgtcggcggcgctggtcccgtgtatacagtgtgtgcgtgtgtacatacgtcggcggcgctggtcccgtgtatacagtgtgtgcgtgtgtacatacgtcggcggcgctggtcccgtgtatacagtgtgtgcgtgtgtacatacgtcggcggcgctggtcccgtgtatacagtgtgtgcgtgtgtacatacgtcggcggcgctggtcccgtgtatacagtgtgtgcgtgtgtacatacgtcggcggcgctggtcccgtgtatacagtgtgtgcgtgtgtacatacgtcggcggcgctggtcccgtgtatacagtgtgtgcgtgtgtacatacgtcggcggcgctggtcccgtgtatacagtgtgtgcgtgtgtacatacgtcggcggcgctggtcccgtgtatacagtgtgtgcgtgtgtacatacgtcggcggcgctggtcccgtgtatacagtgtgtgcgtgtgtacatacgtcggcggcgctggtcccgtgtatacagtgtgtgcgtgtgtacatacgtcggcggcgctggtcccgtgtatacagtgtgtgcgtgtgtacatacgtcggcggcgctggtcccgtgtatacagtgtgtgcgtgtgtacatacgtcggcggcgctggtcccgtgtatacagtgtgtgcgtgtgtacatacgtcggcggcgctggtcccgtgtatacagtgtgtgcgtgtgtacatacgtcggcggcgctggtcccgtgtatacagtgtgtgcgtgtgtacatacgtcggcggcgctggtcccgtgtatacagtgtgtgcgtgtgtacatacgtcggcggcgctggtcccgtgtatacagtgtgtgcgtgtgtacatacgtcggcggcgctggtcccgtgtatacagtgtgtgcgtgtgtacatacgtcggcggcgctggtcccgtgtatacagtgtgtgcgtgtgtacatacgtcggcggcgctggtcccgtgtatacagtgtgtgcgtgtgtacatacgtcggcggcgctggtcccgtgtatacagtgtgtgcgtgtgtacatacgtcggcggcgctggtcccgtgtatacagtgtgtgcgtgtgtacatacgtcggcggcgctggtcccgtgtatacagtgtgtgcgtgtgtacatacgtcggcggcgctggtcccgtgtatacagtgtgtgcgtgtgtacatacgtcggcggcgctggtcccgtgtatacagtgtgtgcgtgtgtacatacgtcggcggcgctggtcccgtgtatacagtgtgtgcgtgtgtacatacgtcggcggcgctggtcccgtgtatacagtgtgtgcgtgtgtacataCGTCGGCGGCGCTGGTCCCGTGCGACTGCGCGGAGTGGTCGAGGTGCGCGTACAGCTGCTGCAGCACGTCGCGCAGTTTCTTCATGCTCTTGCGGGAAGGCGCCAGAACCACCGCTTGGAAGTTCACCGGCAGACCGTATCTGAACACAAAAAACAAAGTTCATAAATGgcctcagagttgctcagcgagctatgtaAAACTACAGGAagatctgctggtgcttggtcGGCACTTGGACTCTAAAAGAGCTAATATTGTTAGCTGATGATACGACACTGACCTTAGCACGGACTCTACGAAGACGCGTAGGGCTTTGACGTGTATCCAGGCGCAGAAGCATTCGGAGAAGTTCACCTTCAACCACCGTACCAGAGGACCCTGCACAAAAACATTTCTTTAATAACTAAGCTAACTATGGCTGGTCTTGCAACGCCCTCGGGTACAGCTAGCCGTGTACTCCCGATCTGTCCGCTACAACCCCCCTAACGGTGTATACTCTACCGTCCGCTACAACCCCTAGCGGCATGTACTGAACTGTCCGGTACAACCGAGTAGCGTGTACTAAACTGTACACTCCAAGTGCTCCAACCCCCCTAGTGGCACGCACTGAAATTTCCGCTTCGACCCCTCAGCGGTTAGAATTGGATTGTCTGCTACAACCTCCCCTAGCGGCATGTACTTAACTATCCGCTCCAACCCCATACAACTACACTCCCCCCTTACCGCTACAGCTCCTTAGCGGACAGTTTAGTAACTGTCCGCTACAACCCCATTAGCGGTGCATTGAACTATCCGCTACAACCTCCCTAGCGGCGTGTACTGAACTGTGCGGTACAACCTCCCTAGCGGCATGTACTAAACTGTCCGCTACAACCTTCCTAGCGGCGTGAGTTAAACCGTACGCTACAACCCGCTAGCGACGTATACTGAACTGTCCGCTACAGCCCCCCGTAGTGAACTGTCCGCTCCAATCCAACCCCGTGTACTCACGAACTGTTTCTTCTTGTCTGTGACGAGCTTGGTGATCTCGTTCTTGCCGGCGGCGAGGTCGCTCTCGTTGTAGCTGAACTCGCGCACCACAAACTTGCGCTCGCGCGCGTGCAGCTTGAACTCGTCCGCCACCTACAAACAAATCATCATATTCTTCATCTACACATAGTGCAAACTTATACATCGAACCAATGCACGCCAATGTCTAGCTTATACACGTCACACAGCTAGGCGTGTAGGGCTGTAGTTCTCATTTGGGcgcaatgcggattgggaacttcacacgaacCTTTACTTATTGCTTGCCTGAATTTCATTTTccataatgtataatttttaaatgacacatcataacttatttatttctgcaacagtattttcttcagaattaatattaaataaactaatcgaacctaacctacttataagatttcattaaaaaagatCAAAACAGAAAACAtaacggttctatatatttattttagcaagcgttggtatggcaagttaAATTACGTGAaacgatcatcatcatcgtcatatcagccgtaggacgtctactgttggacaaaggcctcccccatagatctccagttgcttcggttggaagcagtcTGCATCCACTGAGCCCGCACAtctgtggacgtcctacgctgcgctgaTATGTGCTGTGCTGCGATGAGTAAACAGTGGTTATTTTTTGTTACCTTCTTGAAAAGCGTCACGGTGAAAAGTCCATAGTCATTGTCCTGATGCACGAGCTGCGAGGAGCGCGGCACGATCATGTCCGTTATCTTCTCGTAATTCGCGTTCCAATCGTTGAACATGGACCTGCAATACGGGTTGCGAATGTTGCAATACAGGTCGCGAATGTTGTAATACGGGTTGCGTTTGGTGTAATACAGGTTGAAAATGTTGCAATACGGGTTGCAATTGTTGTAATATAGGTTGCGAATGTTGAAATATAGGTTGCGTATGTTGTAATACGGGTTGCAGATGTTGCAATACGGGTTGCGAATGTAGTAACACAGGttgcaaataataaaatatcgcGGATTTCACTATAAGAAAATCATGCTCCGAGTTTTACTCGACAAGAGTTGATAGGCAAGTAATATGGTATGGTGGCCGATCAACGTTTTGGCGGGCAAACTCAAGTGCCTTGGCGGGTCAATTTGTGCCCCGCCAACCTGGGTTTGGGCAGCGTTGGAGTGtaagataaacaaaaaaaacagaggGGTCATTACTTGGGCACGATGACGAGGAGAGTGGTGAGGTACTCGCTGTCCAGTATGAAGTGCTCCTTCTTCACCAGATCCGTCAGGTTGCGCGTCAGCAGACTGCCgctgcacacacacacatacgcacACAATTAtagacaaaaatttaaaattttctttttcattaaCACGTaaggacctctgcaaagtagtTAACGCAAATTATGCATTCTTATTTATCTGCACGCGGACGTCATGAACCGCGAATAATACAGCGAAACAGCCTTCGTATGAATTTCGCATCTTGGATGTTGTAAGAAGTGGAATGATTGAAAAATATCGAATTCTTACGTTTGTTTCTTCTCCAGGTTTTGCAAGTTGCCCTTGAGTGCGTTGTAGGCTGCCGACTTCACTTTTAGGTCTGCGTCGATCTGGCCCACCTAAAGTACACaagtagttttttattaatgaaccataatttttacccgactgccctaaggagggttatgttttttgtaaCATGTATTGTAGCTTTGACTAtctattattaaattttgaacACACTCTTTGCGGGTCCTTAAATAAATGGTCCTCTCATTCActcaaaattaactttaaaggaTAAATAAATTAGTGATTATATCACGGATAGAGATTTTCGGAAATAAATCCGATCCACATTGGAAAAACCTTAACTTGAAATAGCGAATTTACTGTGTTAAAAAGTGCTTGCTATAgcccaaatttaattgaata
It contains:
- the Vha44 gene encoding V-type proton ATPase subunit Vha44 — its product is MSEYWVISAPGDKTCQQTWDTLNNATKSGNLSVNYKFPIPDLKVGTLDQLVGLSDDLGKLDTFVEAVTRKVAQYLGEVLEDQRDKLHENLMANNSDLPTYLTRFQWDMAKYPIKQSLRNIADIISKQVGQIDADLKVKSAAYNALKGNLQNLEKKQTGSLLTRNLTDLVKKEHFILDSEYLTTLLVIVPKSMFNDWNANYEKITDMIVPRSSQLVHQDNDYGLFTVTLFKKVADEFKLHARERKFVVREFSYNESDLAAGKNEITKLVTDKKKQFGPLVRWLKVNFSECFCAWIHVKALRVFVESVLRYGLPVNFQAVVLAPSRKSMKKLRDVLQQLYAHLDHSAQSHGTSAADNAELAGLGFGSAEYFPYVCYKVNVDMIEKA